ATGAAGCTATTGCAGCTATCCGTAAAGGAGCAGTTGATTTTATTGAAAAACCATTTGACCGAAAAAAGTTTTTATGTAAAGTTAAAACTTTTCTGGAACGAGAAGATTTTTTTGATGTGTCATCCGGTCAGATTTTGACCAAAATAGAGAAGAAAGTATTAAAGCTTATTCTTGAAGGAAAGGCTAATAAGGAAACAGCCTATATACTTAAACGGGACATTCGTACAGTTGAACGACATCGCAGCAATATTATGCACAAATTCGGAGTTGATAATATCGTAGGTCTGGTTAAAAAAGCCGCTCTCATAAATCTTGATGAGAGCGAATAAATAAA
This sequence is a window from Candidatus Stygibacter australis. Protein-coding genes within it:
- a CDS encoding response regulator gives rise to the protein MKKVLLADDSHVFVNLAKNILEDNNYKVCAGVNKQIIYDLLAKEEFDIFLLDLKFPHSSIGMELLDYCLKNYVDMPVVMISGTANIDEAIAAIRKGAVDFIEKPFDRKKFLCKVKTFLEREDFFDVSSGQILTKIEKKVLKLILEGKANKETAYILKRDIRTVERHRSNIMHKFGVDNIVGLVKKAALINLDESE